From a single Barnesiella propionica genomic region:
- a CDS encoding UDP-N-acetylglucosamine 2-epimerase, with protein MKKLKVVTVVGTRPEIIRLACVLQKLDKSPAIDHVLVHTGQNYDYELNELFFEDLGLRKPDHFLNAAGANATATAGQILINIDPILEQEHPDAFLVLGDTNSCLCAIAAKKRHIPIFHMEAGNRCFD; from the coding sequence ATGAAAAAATTAAAAGTAGTAACCGTAGTAGGCACGCGTCCCGAGATTATCCGTTTAGCCTGCGTACTTCAAAAATTAGATAAAAGCCCCGCGATCGACCATGTCCTGGTCCACACCGGCCAGAATTACGATTACGAACTCAACGAACTCTTCTTCGAAGACCTCGGTCTGCGCAAGCCCGACCATTTCCTCAATGCCGCCGGAGCCAATGCCACCGCCACCGCGGGCCAAATCCTGATCAACATAGACCCTATCCTCGAGCAAGAACATCCCGATGCCTTCCTGGTTCTGGGCGATACCAACTCCTGCCTTTGCGCCATAGCCGCCAAAAAGCGCCACATCCCCATCTTCCACATGGAAGCCGGTAACCGTTGCTTCGAC